The Maridesulfovibrio salexigens DSM 2638 region GAAACAGACTATAACAAGGGGAGGGAAATGAGTGGAACTCCATAGGAGCTCCACTCAGGAATCATGATCTATTTAGCGTTGGGAATGAAGAGTTTTTTACCGAGCAGCTTGAAGTCGCCGATAGCTTTCTGAGTGCTGGGGGAAGCCATCCACTCGGAGAACTTGGTTGCCAGTTCGTACTTTGCGTTCTTGCAGTTGGCGGGGTTAACAGCCAGGACACTGTACTGGTTGAAGAGAGACTTATCGCCTTCCACCAGAACTTTCAGTTCGGGGGAACCGTTCTTGTTTGCGCTGTATTTAATGTAGGTGCCGCGGTCGGTCATGATGTATGCATCTCGCTCTTCAGCAACGGTGATACTTTTGATCATGCCCTGACCGGTCTGGATGTACCATTCTGCTTTATCGGGAACAGCCATACCTGCAACTTTCCAAAGGGAAATTTCTTTTTTGTTGGTACCGGAGTTGTCGCCACGGCTGACGAAAGCAGCTTTTGCATCTGCAACAGCTTTCATTGCCTGCACAACAGGAAGGCCTTTAATGCCTGCGGGATCGGAATCGGGACCGATAATTACGAAGTCGTTGTACATTACTTCGCGGCGATCTTTGAGAGCACCCATATCAACATTTTTTTTTTCAGCAGCGGGAGCGTGAACCATAAGAACATCTACGTCGCAGTTCTGGCCCATTTTGAGAGCTTTACCGGTACCTACAGCAGTCCATTTCAGCTCGATGCCGGTTTCCTTTTGAAACTTGGGTGCAAGTTCATCAAGCAGACCGGTGTTATCTGTGCTGGTGGTGGTAGCCATCATCAGCGTTTCAGCTTTTACCAGTCCCGGAGCAACGAGCAGGGAAACGAGAGCGAAAGTAAGCAGCAATACTTTAAGTTTTTTCATTTTTCCTCCAAAAAGAACTCTGTTTAAAAATTCGTAAATTCCAGATCATCCGCAATATTGAAATCACGCCTGATAATAAGCGTGAATAGTGTATTTCTAGACCAGAAAGAACGCTCTATGTCAATATGAGCACAATTATACTCTTAGTCTTAACCTGATTTTGCACCAAAAGTGTGTAGAAACAGACGCAGAAATTAAGATCTTGCCCGCAATGCCTGTTACCCCTATGCTGTTTAAAATATATCAGGCGGAGCATGATGAAAGAAAGTTTCAGCTATACAGTAAAAGAATATTGCGGTGGTGAATTCAAGGATAAAGAGATCAGCAGCATCCTTGAAGTACCTTTGACCATCAACCTTAACGGCCGCGAAGTGGTTACCCTGCTGACCACGGCCCGCTACCCGGATTATCTGGCTGTGGGTTTTCTAAAATCCGACGCTTATATTTCCACTCGCGACCAGATAACCGACCTGAAAATCACAGAACATGATGACCGTATCATTGCGGACATCAGCACCAGCCATGATCCTTGGAAAGGCCGGGTTCTCGAATATTCCATCACTTCCGGCTGCGGTAAGGGCACCAACTTCGGACGCAATGTTTCCACCATCTCCAAACGTACCATCACGTCGGAGCTGACCGTAACCCCGGACCAAATCCTGACCCACGCCAATGAACTGCATTCGCGTTCCACCCTTTATAACAAAACCCGCGGCTGCCATAATTCATCCCTCTGCACCCCGGAAGAAATGCTCTACTTCCGTGAGGATATCGGCCGCCACAACGCCATCGACATGATTGTCGGCCAGTGCTTTCTTGAAAATGTACCCACTGACGGAAAAATGATTGTCTCCACCGGACGCGTAGCATCGGAAATCCTGCTCAAAGCGGTACGCATCGGAGTCCCCATACTCGCTTCCACTGCCGTGGCTACCAGTTTTTCCGTGGAGCTAGCCCGCAAAATAGGCATCACCCTTGTCGGAAACATCAGCAAAACAGGATTCTGGGTTTACAACGATCAGGGCAGAATCAAAGGGTTGTAATTTTTCCACACACTTAAATTATACCATTTTAGCCATAATATTTTTCCCAAATAATCGATTAGACTTTGTGCCAAAACGCGATTAATTAACACTCTTATGCAGGTGCCACTATTAAGGCATATGCTTTTTTTAACAGGAATGAAACAATCCCGGCCGACCCTACAGCCGGGTTCCCCTTAAGGAGTGTTTTTTATAATGAATTTTGATTACAGCAGTGCGAAAGAACAGCTGGATAAAAAAGTATCCGAGCTGCGGGAAAAGCCTTTCCTTCCGGAAGAGCTTGTTAATTTAATTTCAAATGTTGCCGCAATCCAGCTGGAAGCGCAGCAGCACTCCGCCCCGACCATTCCGACGGACCTCGCTCCTGAAGATGCCAACCTGCAGGGACGCCCTCTGCTTGCCCGTGAAAATTTCACTTATGACTATGAACAGGCATGCAAGCTTGTTGATGAACTGGCTGAACTGGTAGGTAAGGAAGAAGGTCCTATTGCCGAAGCAACTACAATGATCACTGCATCCATCAAGTCCGGTGAGCTGGACCTGAAGCAGGCTTTCAAGGCTTACCTTGAAACCGATGATGATTTCTTCATGGGCTGGGCGGAAAAAATGCCCGAGGCACCGCGCACCCTCAGCTTTCTCGTCCAGTCTGCGCTGACTCCTTCCATTAAGGCAGTTGCTGCCGCACTGGAAGAAAAGCTGCCCCATCAACCGGCAGACACCTCTGAACGTGCCGACAGTGCCGAACTTGATTTTGAACTTGAGCAGCCCGCACCACGCAGCCACGGACACTGTCCCATCTGCGGGTCCGTGCCCTTCATGCACACCCTGCATCACCAGCAGGGATTCCGCTACGCCAACTGTTCCTTCTGCCATACCGAGTACCGTGTTCGCCGCATGGCCTGTGCATACTGCGATAACACCAATGCGGACAGCCTTAAATTTTTCACCGTGGAAGAAGCACCGGGCTACCGTGTAGATGTCTGTGATTCCTGTAAAACCTATATGAAAACCGCAGACTTCAGGGAAGTGAATAAAGTTTCCGTCCCCGCACTCAATGACCTTGAATCCCTGCCGCTGGATTTTGTGGCAGTGGAGGAAGGATACAACCGGGGCACCCTCTCCGTCTGGGGATTCTAAAATGGTACTTACCGACAAGATAGGCCGCACGGTAAATTACCTGCGGCTGAGTGTTACTGACCGCTGCAACCTGCGTTGCATGTATTGCGTAACCAAAGACTTCAAGCACATTCCCCACCCGGACATCCTGCGCTATGAAGAGATGCTCCGCCTAGTGGACCTCGCTGCTTCCATGAATATTTCCAAGCTGCGCCTGACCGGGGGAGAACCCTTTGCCCGCAAGGGATTCATGGATTTCATTTCACAAGTTATGGACAGCCACCCGGAAATAGACCTGCGCATAACCACCAACGGAACATTAATCGAGCCTCTGGTGCCTGAACTTAAAAAGATAGGGGTCAGCAGGCTGAACATTTCGCTTGATACCCTCGACCGGGAAACCTTCAAGGAAGTAACCGGACGCGATCATTTAACTGATGTACTGGCAACCATTTCCGCCTGTCTCTCAGCCGGAATCAGGGTTAAGGTCAACGCCGTGGCCATGAAAGGAATCAATGACAGAGAACTTAATTCCTTCATCGACTTTGCACGCGAAAATCCCATCGACATGCGCTTTATCGAATTCATGCCCATGGGCGACGATACCAAATCCGACAGCAGGTTCTGGTCTGCTGATGATATCCTCGAGCAAGGCAGGGAATACGTGAACCTGATCCCGGTAAAACGTACTGCCGAGAACCGCGGCCCTGCGCGCATGTACTCTATCGAAGGAGGTAAAGGGAGACTGGGCTTGATTTCCCCGGTAAGTTCGCATTTCTGCGCTACATGTAACAGGTTGCGCATTACCTCCGACGGTCAGCTGCGCACCTGTCTTTTCTCCGACAAAACATACGGCCTGCGCGATATTTTAAGGAATCCCGAACTGGGTGATGATGCCCTGCGTAAGGTAATTGCTGAGGCAACTGTCGACAAACCGCTGGGTTACCATCTTTTAGAACAAAGATCAGGATGTGAAGGTGTATGCGAAACACAGATGTCATCCATAGGCGGATAAAAGGATCTTCTATGGGAACTGTTTCCGAAAACAGGGATGAACTACTGGCACGTCTGATGTCTTCTGAGGAGGAAGCCAGAAAATTCCTCCTGCACAAAGCTTTGGGAGATCGCAAACCCTTCTGCCCCCGCTGCCGGGAGCACAAGCTCTACAATCTCAACGGTGACCGCTACCGCTGTTCCTCCTGCAAGTACACCTTTCAGGATTTCAGCGGTCGCTGGATCAACAACGGCGGCCTTTCCGCACGCGAATGGGTGCGCCTGATCCAGATGTTCGCCGAGGATCATACCGCACATGCAATTTCACTTGATCTGGAGCTTTCCTATAACGCAACCTACAAGGCCATCACTGCCCTGCGTTT contains the following coding sequences:
- a CDS encoding substrate-binding domain-containing protein yields the protein MKKLKVLLLTFALVSLLVAPGLVKAETLMMATTTSTDNTGLLDELAPKFQKETGIELKWTAVGTGKALKMGQNCDVDVLMVHAPAAEKKNVDMGALKDRREVMYNDFVIIGPDSDPAGIKGLPVVQAMKAVADAKAAFVSRGDNSGTNKKEISLWKVAGMAVPDKAEWYIQTGQGMIKSITVAEERDAYIMTDRGTYIKYSANKNGSPELKVLVEGDKSLFNQYSVLAVNPANCKNAKYELATKFSEWMASPSTQKAIGDFKLLGKKLFIPNAK
- the fdhD gene encoding formate dehydrogenase accessory sulfurtransferase FdhD, producing the protein MMKESFSYTVKEYCGGEFKDKEISSILEVPLTINLNGREVVTLLTTARYPDYLAVGFLKSDAYISTRDQITDLKITEHDDRIIADISTSHDPWKGRVLEYSITSGCGKGTNFGRNVSTISKRTITSELTVTPDQILTHANELHSRSTLYNKTRGCHNSSLCTPEEMLYFREDIGRHNAIDMIVGQCFLENVPTDGKMIVSTGRVASEILLKAVRIGVPILASTAVATSFSVELARKIGITLVGNISKTGFWVYNDQGRIKGL
- a CDS encoding formate dehydrogenase accessory protein FdhE yields the protein MNFDYSSAKEQLDKKVSELREKPFLPEELVNLISNVAAIQLEAQQHSAPTIPTDLAPEDANLQGRPLLARENFTYDYEQACKLVDELAELVGKEEGPIAEATTMITASIKSGELDLKQAFKAYLETDDDFFMGWAEKMPEAPRTLSFLVQSALTPSIKAVAAALEEKLPHQPADTSERADSAELDFELEQPAPRSHGHCPICGSVPFMHTLHHQQGFRYANCSFCHTEYRVRRMACAYCDNTNADSLKFFTVEEAPGYRVDVCDSCKTYMKTADFREVNKVSVPALNDLESLPLDFVAVEEGYNRGTLSVWGF
- the moaA gene encoding GTP 3',8-cyclase MoaA; translated protein: MVLTDKIGRTVNYLRLSVTDRCNLRCMYCVTKDFKHIPHPDILRYEEMLRLVDLAASMNISKLRLTGGEPFARKGFMDFISQVMDSHPEIDLRITTNGTLIEPLVPELKKIGVSRLNISLDTLDRETFKEVTGRDHLTDVLATISACLSAGIRVKVNAVAMKGINDRELNSFIDFARENPIDMRFIEFMPMGDDTKSDSRFWSADDILEQGREYVNLIPVKRTAENRGPARMYSIEGGKGRLGLISPVSSHFCATCNRLRITSDGQLRTCLFSDKTYGLRDILRNPELGDDALRKVIAEATVDKPLGYHLLEQRSGCEGVCETQMSSIGG